Proteins from one Kineosporiaceae bacterium genomic window:
- a CDS encoding acyl-CoA synthetase: protein MAAHDFEVGLDRNTANHAPLTPLLFLDWSADVYPDRVAIAHGARRYTWAQTRDRCRRLAAALIDRGIGRGDAVAVLLPNIPEMVEAHFGVPLAGAVLTTINTRLDAATIRYILGHSEARLVLVDRSLSGVTAQALAGLEHPPIVVDVDDSEYSGEGDRIGAVEYEAMLAAATPLAERTEPIDEWQAIALNYTSGTTGLPKGVVYHHRGAYLNAVGNILTWGMARHSVYLWTLPMFHCNGWCFPWTMAANSGTNVCLRAVDAAAVLGLIRDEKVTHFCGAPVVHSMLLDAPAELRESIDHPVQAMIAAAPPPATTIEGMERMGVELTHVYGLTEVYGPATVCAKQSAWAELELHDQAVRNGRQGVRYLLQDAMTVLDPETGAEVPADGATMGEIVFRGNITMKGYFKDPDATAAAFEGGWFHTGDLAVKDPDGYVKIRDRAKDVIISGGENISSVEVEDALYAHPAVAFVGVVARPDPKWGETPRAYVELKPGHDEVTEADLIAHCRTLLPSFKLPRSVVFGEIPKTSTGKIQKHLLRERAHSTDSFE, encoded by the coding sequence ATGGCAGCCCATGATTTCGAGGTCGGTCTCGACCGGAACACCGCCAACCACGCACCGCTGACCCCGTTGCTGTTCCTGGACTGGAGCGCCGACGTGTATCCCGATCGGGTGGCCATCGCCCATGGGGCGCGGCGGTACACCTGGGCGCAGACCCGCGACCGCTGTCGCCGGCTGGCCGCGGCGTTGATCGACAGGGGCATCGGCCGCGGGGACGCCGTCGCCGTGCTGCTGCCGAACATCCCCGAGATGGTCGAGGCACACTTCGGGGTACCCCTGGCCGGGGCGGTGCTGACCACGATCAACACCCGGTTGGACGCCGCGACGATCCGCTACATCCTCGGTCACAGCGAGGCCAGGCTGGTGCTGGTGGATCGCTCGCTGAGCGGGGTGACCGCGCAGGCCCTGGCCGGGCTGGAGCACCCCCCGATCGTGGTGGACGTCGACGACAGCGAGTACTCGGGCGAGGGCGACCGGATCGGTGCCGTCGAGTACGAGGCGATGCTCGCCGCCGCGACACCGCTGGCCGAGCGCACCGAGCCGATCGACGAGTGGCAGGCCATCGCCCTGAACTACACCTCGGGCACGACCGGATTGCCCAAGGGCGTGGTCTACCACCATCGCGGCGCCTACCTGAACGCCGTCGGCAACATCCTCACCTGGGGCATGGCCCGGCACTCGGTGTACCTGTGGACTCTGCCGATGTTCCACTGCAACGGCTGGTGTTTCCCGTGGACCATGGCCGCGAACTCCGGCACCAACGTCTGCCTGCGCGCCGTGGACGCCGCCGCGGTGCTGGGATTGATCCGCGACGAGAAGGTGACCCACTTCTGCGGCGCGCCGGTGGTGCACAGCATGCTGCTGGATGCGCCGGCCGAGCTGCGCGAGTCGATCGACCACCCGGTGCAGGCGATGATCGCCGCCGCGCCGCCGCCGGCGACCACCATCGAGGGCATGGAACGGATGGGGGTGGAGCTGACCCACGTCTACGGCCTGACGGAGGTGTACGGACCGGCGACCGTGTGCGCGAAGCAGAGCGCGTGGGCCGAGCTCGAGCTGCACGACCAGGCCGTGCGCAACGGCCGCCAGGGAGTGCGGTACCTGCTGCAGGACGCCATGACCGTGCTCGATCCCGAGACCGGCGCCGAGGTGCCCGCCGACGGGGCGACGATGGGCGAGATCGTGTTCCGCGGCAACATCACCATGAAGGGCTACTTCAAGGACCCGGACGCCACGGCCGCCGCCTTCGAGGGCGGCTGGTTCCACACCGGCGATCTGGCGGTCAAGGATCCCGACGGGTACGTGAAGATCCGCGACCGCGCCAAGGACGTGATCATCTCGGGTGGGGAGAACATCTCCTCGGTCGAGGTCGAGGACGCGCTCTACGCGCACCCGGCGGTCGCCTTCGTCGGCGTGGTGGCCCGCCCCGACCCGAAGTGGGGTGAGACGCCCCGGGCCTACGTCGAGCTGAAACCCGGCCACGACGAGGTCACCGAGGCCGACCTCATCGCCCACTGCCGCACCCTGCTGCCGAGCTTCAAGCTGCCTCGCTCGGTGGTCTTCGGCGAGATCCCCAAGACCTCGACCGGAAAGATCCAGAAGCACCTGCTGCGCGAACGGGCACACTCGACGGACTCCTTCGAGTGA
- a CDS encoding GcvT family protein, translating into MPESARIVVIGGGVGGASVAYHLALRGERDVVLLERGELTSGSTFHSAGLVGQLRADPTLTRMNMYSVELYRRLQASTHPVSWTEAGGIKLASTPERLEEIRRQISWARTYDLPLVEISPAEVAEMFPLVDLGGHDDVPAVLGAAYLSSDGYLDPSSLCTSMAAQARGMGVRIRTRTRVLGIDTAPDPGWSRGGLRGEVRRVRTNHGDIECEMVVDCGGMFAAEIARMVGVRVPLVPMAHQYLVTDAMDAVRNARRDHGKPLPTLRDPDLLVYWRQEVDGLLMGGYERHPAPWTASATSLDAVPADFNGKLLPADWPRFEEITLNSAIRVPGMADAPIRTLVNGPEAFTPDNEFCLGPTEVPGFFVAAGFNAHGIAGAGGIGMVMADWILDGDPGMDLWHMDVRRFGPAYRSPSYTLARTVENYATYYDIRYPGEERAAGRPLRTSPVYGWHAEHGAAFGEKSGWERVNYYGDNEFGATPSSSAPDAERLRPAGWAGRTWSPATAAEHRATRERVGLFDETSFAKLEIAGPDAARLLERCCDNVVAREVGAVTYTQMLNHRGGIEADVTVTRLAPDRFLLVTGTAFGGHDLAWLRQQARALGAQTEGAGTLQVALHDVTGQYVTFALWGPRARDVLARCVIGGREALSDTVFPFMTSQELTVGEVPVRALRVTFVGELGWELYAPSEYGARLWHTLWQAGQDDGILACGYRAIESLRLEKAYRVWSSDITPETTPYEAGLGFCVKLDHPAKPDGFIGDDALRAAKADGQGRRTGRRLACLTLDGTDPQGRPWVALGSEPVRLRNETPSASEASAAEASAPVLGRITSAGYGYTVNESIAYAYLPVEHAATGTTVEVDLFGQWIPATVTDAPLFDPKGDRLR; encoded by the coding sequence CTGCCGGAATCCGCCCGGATCGTGGTGATCGGCGGTGGCGTCGGCGGCGCCAGCGTCGCCTACCATCTGGCGCTGCGCGGCGAGCGGGACGTCGTCCTGCTCGAACGCGGCGAACTCACCAGCGGCTCGACGTTCCACTCGGCGGGACTGGTCGGTCAGCTGCGCGCCGATCCGACGCTGACCCGCATGAACATGTACTCGGTGGAGCTGTACCGCCGGTTGCAGGCCAGCACGCACCCGGTCTCGTGGACCGAGGCCGGCGGCATCAAACTGGCCTCGACGCCCGAGCGCCTGGAGGAGATCCGGCGCCAGATCAGCTGGGCGCGCACCTATGACCTTCCCCTGGTGGAGATCTCGCCCGCCGAGGTGGCCGAGATGTTCCCCCTGGTCGACCTGGGCGGGCACGACGACGTCCCGGCCGTGCTCGGCGCGGCGTACCTGAGCAGCGACGGCTACCTGGACCCCTCGTCGTTGTGCACCTCGATGGCCGCCCAGGCCCGCGGCATGGGGGTGCGTATCCGTACCCGCACCCGGGTTCTCGGCATCGACACCGCACCCGATCCCGGCTGGTCGCGGGGCGGGCTGCGCGGCGAGGTCAGGCGGGTGCGCACGAATCACGGCGACATCGAGTGCGAGATGGTCGTCGACTGCGGCGGAATGTTCGCCGCCGAGATCGCCCGCATGGTCGGGGTGCGGGTTCCGTTGGTTCCGATGGCGCACCAGTACCTGGTGACCGACGCCATGGACGCCGTGCGCAACGCCCGGCGCGACCACGGCAAACCCCTTCCCACACTGCGTGATCCAGATCTGCTGGTGTACTGGCGCCAGGAGGTCGACGGCCTGCTGATGGGCGGGTACGAGCGCCACCCTGCACCGTGGACGGCGAGCGCGACGTCACTGGACGCGGTCCCGGCCGACTTCAACGGCAAGCTGCTGCCCGCCGACTGGCCGCGGTTCGAGGAGATCACCCTCAACTCGGCGATCCGGGTGCCCGGTATGGCCGACGCCCCGATCCGCACCCTGGTCAACGGACCCGAGGCGTTCACCCCCGACAACGAGTTCTGCCTCGGCCCGACCGAGGTACCGGGCTTCTTCGTGGCGGCCGGCTTCAACGCCCACGGCATAGCCGGCGCCGGCGGTATCGGCATGGTGATGGCCGACTGGATCCTGGACGGTGACCCAGGCATGGACCTGTGGCACATGGACGTGCGTCGGTTCGGCCCCGCCTATCGCTCGCCGTCCTACACCCTGGCTCGCACCGTCGAGAACTACGCCACGTACTACGACATCCGCTACCCCGGCGAGGAACGCGCCGCGGGCCGGCCCCTGCGCACCTCACCGGTCTACGGCTGGCACGCCGAGCACGGCGCGGCCTTCGGCGAGAAGTCCGGCTGGGAGCGGGTCAATTACTACGGTGACAACGAGTTCGGGGCCACGCCATCGAGTTCTGCACCGGACGCCGAGCGGCTGCGCCCAGCGGGCTGGGCCGGCCGCACCTGGTCGCCGGCCACCGCCGCCGAGCACCGGGCGACCCGAGAGCGGGTGGGGCTGTTCGACGAGACCTCTTTCGCCAAGCTCGAGATCGCCGGCCCCGACGCCGCCCGGCTGCTGGAACGCTGCTGCGACAACGTGGTGGCCCGCGAGGTGGGCGCTGTCACCTACACCCAGATGCTCAACCACCGTGGCGGCATCGAGGCCGACGTCACGGTCACCCGGCTCGCGCCGGACCGGTTCCTGCTGGTGACCGGCACCGCCTTCGGCGGCCACGACCTGGCCTGGCTGCGCCAGCAGGCGCGTGCCCTCGGCGCTCAGACCGAGGGCGCCGGCACGTTGCAGGTGGCCCTGCACGACGTGACCGGGCAGTACGTGACCTTCGCACTGTGGGGGCCGCGAGCCCGCGACGTCCTCGCCCGATGCGTCATCGGTGGGCGAGAGGCCTTGAGCGACACGGTGTTCCCGTTCATGACCAGCCAGGAGCTCACCGTCGGTGAGGTACCGGTCCGCGCGCTGCGGGTCACCTTCGTGGGTGAGCTGGGCTGGGAGCTCTACGCGCCCTCCGAGTACGGCGCGAGGCTGTGGCACACGCTGTGGCAGGCCGGGCAGGACGACGGCATCCTCGCCTGCGGCTACCGCGCCATCGAGTCACTGCGGCTCGAGAAGGCCTACCGGGTCTGGAGCAGCGACATCACACCCGAGACCACGCCCTACGAGGCCGGTTTGGGCTTCTGCGTCAAGCTCGACCACCCGGCCAAGCCGGACGGTTTCATCGGGGACGACGCGCTGCGCGCCGCCAAGGCCGACGGCCAGGGACGACGGACCGGACGACGGCTGGCCTGCCTCACCCTCGACGGCACCGACCCGCAGGGCCGGCCGTGGGTCGCCCTGGGCAGCGAACCGGTGCGCCTGCGCAACGAGACCCCTTCAGCGAGTGAGGCTTCCGCGGCTGAGGCTTCTGCCCCGGTGCTGGGGCGCATCACCTCGGCCGGCTACGGCTACACGGTCAACGAATCCATCGCGTACGCCTACCTGCCGGTCGAGCACGCGGCGACCGGCACGACGGTCGAGGTCGATCTGTTCGGCCAGTGGATCCCCGCGACCGTCACCGACGCCCCACTGTTCGATCCGAAGGGCGACCGGTTGCGCTGA
- a CDS encoding phosphotransferase family protein, which translates to MPLDVVARLNAVPAFAGRPWSARELTGGLTNHNYKVSLPAVPVEAGTQTFVARLSTASGSLLAIDRDVEHVCSVAAARTGVAPMVVDYAPKVGVLVIEWVEGRTYGPEDLRVDANLPAVVTALRRLHSAERSPADFDMFAIQRGYLDVVQRNGFRLPARYLEFMPTVERIRGALSVRDEGTVPCHNDLLAANLIDDGEQIWLIDYEYAGNNDPCFELGNLWSESNLAPEQLDHLIELYYGEPLRHKVARARLLGLMSKYGWTLWAAIQDGISGLDFDFWSWGMEKYDRAVAEFDGPDLERWIDEAQRSD; encoded by the coding sequence CTGCCGCTGGACGTGGTGGCGCGCCTGAATGCCGTGCCGGCGTTCGCGGGCCGTCCCTGGAGCGCTCGGGAGCTGACCGGGGGGCTGACCAACCACAACTACAAGGTGAGCCTGCCGGCCGTTCCGGTCGAGGCGGGGACGCAGACCTTCGTCGCCCGGCTCTCGACCGCCAGCGGATCCCTGTTGGCGATCGACCGGGACGTCGAACACGTCTGTTCGGTGGCCGCAGCCCGCACCGGTGTGGCACCCATGGTGGTGGACTACGCGCCCAAGGTCGGCGTCCTGGTCATCGAATGGGTCGAGGGGCGCACCTACGGGCCGGAGGATCTGCGGGTGGACGCCAACCTGCCTGCAGTGGTCACGGCGCTGCGCCGGCTGCATTCGGCGGAACGTTCTCCTGCCGACTTCGACATGTTCGCGATCCAGCGCGGCTACCTGGACGTAGTGCAGCGCAACGGGTTCCGGCTGCCGGCGCGGTATCTGGAATTCATGCCTACGGTCGAACGCATCCGAGGGGCGCTGTCGGTGCGCGACGAGGGCACCGTGCCCTGCCACAACGATCTGTTGGCTGCCAACCTGATCGACGACGGCGAGCAGATCTGGCTGATCGACTACGAGTACGCCGGGAACAACGACCCCTGTTTCGAACTGGGGAACCTGTGGAGCGAGTCGAACCTCGCTCCCGAGCAGCTGGATCACCTGATCGAGCTGTACTACGGAGAACCGCTGCGCCACAAGGTGGCCAGAGCGCGCCTCTTGGGCCTGATGTCGAAGTACGGCTGGACTCTGTGGGCCGCCATTCAGGACGGCATCAGCGGGCTGGACTTCGATTTCTGGTCCTGGGGGATGGAGAAGTACGACCGGGCCGTGGCCGAGTTCGATGGCCCTGACCTGGAGCGCTGGATCGACGAGGCCCAGCGCTCCGACTGA
- a CDS encoding ferritin, producing MTRFIPLLREQIRHEFTASQQYVALGVWFGAHDLPQLAAHFYRQSVEERHHALMMVQYLMDRDMTVEIPGVGAVRNDFEQPVDLLELALTQEEQVTTQIEQLFRAARADDDVLGEQFMLWFVKEQVEEVASMKTLLAIARRAGQDWFAIEDFLARESAGAAAADPSAPPVAGGAI from the coding sequence ATGACCCGGTTCATCCCGCTGCTGCGCGAACAGATCCGTCACGAGTTCACCGCGAGCCAGCAGTACGTCGCGCTGGGCGTCTGGTTCGGCGCTCACGACCTGCCCCAGTTGGCGGCGCACTTCTACCGCCAATCCGTCGAGGAGCGTCACCACGCCCTGATGATGGTGCAGTACCTGATGGATCGGGACATGACCGTCGAGATCCCCGGGGTGGGCGCGGTGCGCAACGACTTCGAGCAGCCGGTCGACCTACTCGAGTTGGCGTTGACCCAGGAAGAACAGGTCACCACCCAGATCGAACAGCTCTTCCGCGCAGCCCGGGCGGACGACGACGTGCTCGGCGAGCAGTTCATGCTGTGGTTCGTCAAGGAGCAGGTCGAGGAGGTCGCCTCGATGAAGACCCTGCTGGCGATCGCCCGCCGGGCCGGGCAGGACTGGTTCGCGATCGAGGACTTCCTGGCGCGCGAGTCCGCCGGCGCCGCGGCGGCCGACCCCAGTGCGCCGCCGGTGGCCGGCGGCGCGATCTGA
- a CDS encoding geranylgeranyl reductase family protein: MTAELPELPERTDVLVIGAGPAGSAAAAWCARAGLDVVLADAVTFPRDKPCGDGLTPRAIAELRRLGLSDWLREHHTVNWGLRAAGFGQELYLPWPGGSLPAHGSAVPRLELDTRIREVALASGARPLDGARAVDVVRDGERVAAVVLKTAAGTRLVHCDRLVVADGARSQLGRALGRTWHQDTAYGVAARAYVKSARSADPWISSHLELRGREGEVLSGYGWVFPLGDGEVNLGVGTLATDRRPADINLRRLLTHYAELRRDEWGLDGDVRAVWSALLPMGGAVSGVAGRNWVLVGDAAGCVNPLNGEGIDYGLETGRLAADLLAAGLGNGAVEPLDAAWPTLLTERYGEAFSIARRLAGLLTVPGFIPAAGPVGMRSRSLMKLALRVMGNLVTPEDDDLLARVWRAAGRASIRLDARPPFQATP, translated from the coding sequence GTGACTGCCGAGCTGCCCGAGCTGCCCGAACGCACCGACGTCCTGGTGATCGGTGCGGGCCCGGCGGGCTCGGCTGCGGCGGCCTGGTGCGCGCGAGCCGGGCTGGACGTCGTCCTGGCGGATGCGGTGACCTTTCCCCGCGACAAGCCCTGCGGTGACGGTCTCACCCCACGGGCGATCGCCGAACTGCGCCGGCTCGGGCTGAGCGACTGGTTGCGCGAGCACCACACCGTGAACTGGGGTCTGCGTGCGGCCGGGTTCGGTCAGGAGCTCTACCTGCCCTGGCCGGGCGGATCACTGCCGGCCCACGGCTCGGCGGTGCCGCGGCTCGAACTCGATACCCGCATCCGTGAGGTGGCGCTGGCCTCGGGTGCCAGGCCCCTGGACGGCGCCCGGGCGGTGGACGTGGTGCGGGACGGCGAGCGCGTGGCCGCGGTGGTGCTGAAGACCGCGGCGGGGACCCGGCTGGTGCACTGCGACCGGTTGGTGGTGGCCGACGGCGCCCGATCCCAACTCGGCCGCGCCCTGGGCCGGACCTGGCATCAGGACACGGCGTACGGTGTCGCCGCTCGCGCCTACGTCAAGTCCGCCCGCAGCGCCGATCCGTGGATCTCCTCCCACCTCGAACTGCGGGGGCGCGAGGGCGAGGTGTTGTCGGGCTATGGCTGGGTGTTCCCGCTCGGGGACGGCGAGGTGAACCTCGGCGTGGGCACCTTGGCGACGGATCGGCGTCCGGCCGACATCAACCTGCGCAGGCTGCTGACCCACTACGCCGAGCTGCGGCGCGACGAATGGGGCCTGGACGGTGACGTGCGCGCGGTGTGGTCGGCCCTGCTGCCGATGGGCGGGGCGGTCTCGGGGGTCGCGGGGCGCAACTGGGTCTTGGTCGGGGACGCCGCGGGTTGTGTGAACCCGCTGAACGGCGAGGGCATCGACTACGGCCTCGAGACCGGGCGCCTGGCTGCCGACCTGCTCGCGGCGGGCCTGGGAAATGGCGCCGTCGAACCGCTGGACGCCGCCTGGCCGACGCTGCTGACCGAGCGCTATGGCGAGGCCTTCTCGATCGCGCGACGACTGGCCGGCCTACTGACCGTGCCCGGGTTCATCCCCGCCGCCGGACCGGTGGGCATGCGCTCGCGCTCGTTGATGAAGCTGGCACTGCGAGTGATGGGCAACCTGGTCACCCCCGAGGACGACGACCTGTTGGCGCGTGTGTGGCGCGCCGCCGGCCGAGCCTCGATCCGCCTGGACGCCCGTCCCCCCTTCCAGGCGACCCCCTGA
- a CDS encoding OsmC family peroxiredoxin → MPTRRATTTWSGGLQDGTGQVELVSSHTAEFEVSFPRRAADDAQGVTSPEELIAAAHSACFAMQFSALLGQAGGSGIQLSVRAEVALGADPNGGFRIPSITLAVQGRADGVTPEEFIEIAEQAKATCPVSKALTGTQITLEIDPT, encoded by the coding sequence ATGCCCACTCGTCGCGCCACCACCACCTGGTCCGGCGGTCTGCAGGACGGCACCGGCCAGGTCGAGCTGGTCAGCTCGCACACGGCCGAGTTCGAGGTCTCCTTCCCTCGCCGAGCGGCGGACGACGCCCAGGGAGTGACCAGCCCAGAGGAACTGATCGCGGCGGCCCACAGTGCGTGCTTCGCGATGCAGTTCTCGGCGTTGCTGGGCCAGGCCGGCGGGTCCGGCATTCAGCTCTCCGTGCGAGCCGAGGTGGCGCTGGGTGCCGACCCGAACGGGGGGTTCCGCATCCCGTCGATCACGCTCGCCGTGCAGGGCCGGGCGGACGGCGTCACGCCCGAGGAGTTCATCGAGATCGCCGAACAGGCCAAGGCGACCTGCCCGGTGAGCAAGGCCCTGACCGGGACGCAGATCACGCTCGAGATCGATCCCACCTGA
- a CDS encoding amino acid permease has product MAEVQNLSDDERRLAELGYKQELSRSWSGFSNFAISFSIISILAGCFTTFGQAWNNGGPVAISWGWPIVSAFILLIGFTMSELVSAYPTSGGIYWWASKLGGAKAGYYTGWLNLIGLLAVVASVAYGCATFLDATLSTYSTGWADGYSLTRVFVIFLVILLASGLLNVFSGHLMAVVNNISVWWHVFGAAAVVAILVFLPEKHQSVSFVFTERINNSGYADGKYWFLVLPLGLLLTQYTITGFDASAHLSEETQGASNQAARGIWQSIFYSAIGGWIVLLAFLFAVQDPDGVTEAGGFVGSIFTQALSSGWAGTVLLIATAGQFFCTTSCITSCSRMLFAFSRDGAVPGSALWSKVNANKVPANAVIVSALIAIVITLPALVEVDINGAPVPVAFYAVVSVAVIGLYLAFLIPIWLRWKAGDAWQPGPWNNGKKYKWMNLVAVAEIVIISVYFVLPFTPAAVPGNPDFSWKFVNYAPILTGGALLALWISWHVSAKNWYTGPKHTIDLPAGVSSADEIALEHEHHGYLTGEHDDK; this is encoded by the coding sequence GTGGCAGAAGTGCAGAACCTGAGCGACGACGAACGTCGGCTCGCCGAACTCGGGTACAAACAGGAGCTGTCACGCTCCTGGTCGGGGTTTTCGAACTTCGCGATCTCGTTCTCCATCATCTCGATCCTCGCCGGCTGCTTCACGACCTTCGGCCAGGCGTGGAACAACGGCGGGCCGGTCGCCATCTCGTGGGGCTGGCCGATCGTCTCGGCCTTCATCCTGCTGATCGGGTTCACGATGTCCGAGCTGGTCTCGGCCTACCCGACCTCCGGCGGCATCTACTGGTGGGCCTCGAAGTTGGGCGGCGCCAAGGCCGGCTACTACACCGGCTGGCTGAACCTGATCGGGCTGTTGGCCGTGGTCGCCTCGGTGGCCTACGGCTGCGCCACCTTCCTGGACGCCACGCTGAGCACCTACAGCACCGGCTGGGCCGACGGATACTCGCTCACCCGAGTGTTCGTGATCTTCTTGGTGATCCTGCTGGCCTCCGGCCTGCTGAACGTCTTCAGCGGCCACTTGATGGCCGTGGTGAACAACATCTCCGTGTGGTGGCACGTGTTCGGTGCCGCCGCGGTGGTGGCGATCCTGGTGTTCCTGCCCGAGAAGCACCAGAGCGTCAGCTTCGTGTTCACCGAGCGCATCAACAACTCCGGCTATGCGGACGGCAAGTACTGGTTCCTGGTGTTGCCGCTGGGTCTGTTGCTCACGCAGTACACGATCACCGGGTTCGACGCCTCGGCGCACCTGTCGGAGGAGACCCAGGGTGCCTCCAACCAGGCGGCCCGGGGCATTTGGCAGTCGATCTTCTATTCGGCCATCGGTGGCTGGATCGTGTTGCTGGCGTTCCTGTTCGCCGTCCAGGACCCCGACGGGGTGACCGAGGCGGGTGGCTTCGTCGGCTCGATCTTCACGCAGGCATTGTCCAGCGGATGGGCGGGCACCGTGCTGCTGATCGCCACCGCGGGACAGTTCTTCTGCACCACCTCGTGCATCACCAGTTGCTCGCGCATGCTGTTCGCGTTCAGCCGGGACGGTGCGGTGCCGGGCTCGGCGCTGTGGTCGAAGGTCAACGCCAACAAGGTGCCGGCGAACGCTGTGATCGTCTCGGCCCTGATCGCGATCGTGATCACGCTGCCGGCCCTGGTCGAGGTCGACATCAACGGTGCCCCGGTGCCGGTGGCCTTCTATGCCGTGGTATCCGTGGCGGTGATCGGCCTGTACCTGGCCTTCCTGATCCCGATCTGGTTGCGCTGGAAGGCCGGTGACGCCTGGCAGCCCGGTCCCTGGAACAACGGCAAGAAGTACAAGTGGATGAACCTGGTCGCGGTGGCCGAGATCGTGATCATCTCGGTGTACTTCGTGCTGCCGTTCACCCCGGCTGCTGTGCCCGGCAACCCGGACTTCTCCTGGAAGTTCGTCAACTACGCCCCGATTCTCACCGGTGGCGCGCTGCTCGCCCTCTGGATCAGCTGGCACGTGTCGGCCAAGAACTGGTACACGGGGCCGAAGCACACGATCGATCTGCCTGCCGGCGTCTCGTCAGCCGACGAGATCGCCCTGGAGCACGAGCACCACGGCTACCTCACCGGCGAGCACGACGACAAGTAA